The Pseudanabaena galeata CCNP1313 genome includes a region encoding these proteins:
- a CDS encoding YacL family protein produces the protein MINIKFYRDEEGYFQADTDPEYQLLSQYLQSEIQGVAAVCAEILAIIQEIEIGDRIQAEGIGNAYGLRLTPKTANIWSEYTETELSLELPIADFKQALESCYKFCDRF, from the coding sequence ATGATCAATATCAAATTCTATCGAGATGAAGAAGGCTACTTTCAAGCTGATACAGACCCTGAATATCAATTACTCAGTCAATACTTGCAATCAGAAATCCAAGGTGTGGCGGCTGTATGTGCAGAGATTTTAGCAATAATCCAAGAGATTGAGATCGGCGATCGCATTCAGGCTGAAGGGATCGGTAATGCCTATGGTTTAAGACTTACCCCAAAAACTGCAAATATTTGGAGTGAGTACACAGAAACTGAACTAAGCTTAGAATTGCCTATTGCAGATTTTAAACAAGCTTTAGAGAGTTGTTACAAATTTTGCGATCGCTTCTAA
- a CDS encoding class I SAM-dependent methyltransferase family protein, producing the protein MLLQKSSPTYEQLLRPLPIWNPKAWYYGLMNLSLQTIGKLSRGIQIGFQYGFDSGVMLEYVYKNKPSGITPLGMLIDWFYLNSQGWCGIRERSQLMKTTLRRVLQSYQQQNVPCHLLDVACGGGRYDLEVLQEFEAGAIAATLRDYKLENVTEANQLATQLGVTAQIEQADAFDDRDLERVQPRPNVVVVSGLHEILPNDQLIKHHFQQLYRILDKSGTLIFTIQPQHPQLEMIARTLPAHTGLPWVMRVRSWELIRQWAESAGFQNFQVQMEPNEIFGVVTAEKLYSNVSFA; encoded by the coding sequence ATGTTACTACAAAAATCATCCCCCACTTACGAGCAACTTCTCCGTCCTCTACCAATCTGGAATCCTAAAGCTTGGTATTACGGATTAATGAATCTCTCTCTCCAAACGATTGGCAAACTATCGAGAGGAATTCAGATTGGCTTTCAGTATGGTTTCGATTCAGGTGTGATGCTGGAATATGTTTACAAGAATAAACCGAGTGGAATTACGCCTCTAGGAATGCTCATTGACTGGTTCTATCTTAACTCTCAAGGATGGTGCGGCATTAGAGAGCGATCGCAGTTAATGAAAACCACACTGCGCCGAGTATTGCAATCCTATCAACAGCAAAATGTCCCTTGTCATTTGTTGGATGTCGCTTGTGGTGGTGGTCGTTATGATTTAGAGGTTTTACAGGAATTTGAGGCTGGAGCGATCGCGGCAACCCTGCGCGATTACAAACTAGAGAATGTCACTGAGGCAAATCAGTTAGCGACTCAATTGGGAGTTACCGCCCAGATCGAGCAAGCCGATGCTTTTGACGATCGAGATCTTGAACGGGTACAGCCTAGACCAAATGTAGTAGTTGTTTCGGGATTACATGAGATTTTGCCCAATGATCAACTGATTAAGCATCACTTTCAGCAACTCTATCGGATTCTTGATAAATCAGGCACATTGATCTTTACGATTCAGCCGCAGCATCCCCAACTAGAAATGATCGCACGGACTTTGCCAGCGCATACGGGACTTCCTTGGGTGATGCGGGTACGCTCTTGGGAACTGATTCGCCAATGGGCTGAATCGGCTGGATTTCAAAACTTTCAGGTGCAAATGGAACCCAATGAAATTTTTGGAGTTGTGACGGCTGAAAAGCTATATAGCAATGTAAGTTTTGCTTAG
- a CDS encoding CHAT domain-containing protein: MLSYIIVGTCTAILTMLLGWNPQPSIANNPSKDLTDLVPTQSLPNSPSTLFQNGKQLYHAGQYAKAIASWQQALNIYMKQGDRLNRAIVLNNLALASQQLGQWHDADRTIAMSLEILKSEPQQEKLLAQALNIQGSIQLIQGKAQEALTIWQMATASYEQVGDKDGAMRSKINQSQAMRALGLYPKAKSLLQQVQIELREQPDSSLKASSLLNLGDTLQRSGELEDAKVVLQESLAIAKQINNPAIIANTLLSLGNTTYRLQQPAEAIGYYQQAINTATAPILKLQAQLNLLRLQIDTQQSESTQLLLTAIQTQLPNLPPSRDSVYAKVNFVQSLTKLNLPSSNRQAAAQILAIAAQQAKDMGDPRSESYALGYLGELYEQNLQYSEAQQLTEKALILAQTNNASDMSYRWQWQLGRVFKSKGENSKAIAAYSEAVNTLASIRGDLVSSNADIQFSFRDSVEPVYRQLVALLLMHEDGKPVSQENLKSARTVIESLQVAELDNFFKEACLTNLATQVDEVDPQAAVIYPIVLPNSLEVVVSLPDRSLQHYTRKISQPNLENLLRKLRRSLRRTSLETEIQEVSQEVYSLLIGKEMESLLVSNQIKTLAFVLDGSLRNLPMAVLHDGQHYLMEKYNLAIAPGLQLIDPQPIKRQQLKVFIGGLSKETQNFKALPNVEREIQQIANLVSTQVPLLNETFISESIQDQISKNPFRVVHLATHGEFSSNAEKTFILTWNSRLGIKQLGDLLQTRNQDSRNPIELLVLSACKSAKGDNRAALGLAGVAVRSGARSTIASLWSVEDSATATLMENLYQQLATFDITKAESLRNAQISLLKKPQFTHPFYWAPFVLVGNWL; encoded by the coding sequence TTGCTAAGCTACATAATTGTTGGCACTTGTACAGCCATACTGACAATGCTATTAGGCTGGAATCCTCAACCTAGTATTGCCAATAATCCATCGAAAGACTTAACAGATTTAGTTCCTACTCAATCTTTACCAAATAGCCCCTCAACTCTTTTCCAGAATGGTAAACAGCTTTATCATGCAGGGCAATATGCTAAGGCGATCGCCAGTTGGCAACAAGCATTAAACATATATATGAAGCAAGGCGATCGCCTCAATCGCGCCATTGTGCTTAATAATCTCGCCTTAGCTTCTCAACAACTTGGGCAATGGCATGATGCAGATCGGACGATCGCCATGAGTTTAGAAATTCTAAAATCCGAGCCACAACAGGAAAAATTACTAGCTCAGGCTCTCAATATTCAAGGCAGTATTCAACTTATTCAAGGTAAAGCTCAAGAAGCATTAACAATTTGGCAAATGGCTACAGCAAGCTATGAGCAAGTTGGAGACAAAGATGGAGCCATGCGGAGCAAGATTAACCAGAGTCAAGCCATGCGAGCGCTAGGTTTGTACCCCAAAGCCAAATCTCTACTTCAGCAAGTCCAAATAGAACTCAGGGAACAGCCAGACTCTTCTCTCAAGGCATCTAGTTTGCTCAATCTTGGTGACACCTTGCAACGAAGCGGCGAACTCGAAGATGCCAAAGTTGTATTGCAAGAAAGTCTGGCGATCGCCAAGCAAATCAACAATCCAGCAATCATAGCTAACACACTTCTGAGTTTAGGAAATACTACCTATAGATTGCAACAACCTGCTGAAGCGATCGGCTACTATCAGCAAGCAATTAATACGGCTACTGCTCCGATCCTAAAACTCCAAGCTCAGCTAAACCTACTGCGTCTCCAAATAGATACGCAACAATCCGAATCCACGCAATTGTTATTAACCGCAATCCAAACCCAACTGCCCAACCTTCCACCCAGTCGCGACTCAGTTTATGCCAAGGTAAATTTTGTCCAAAGTCTTACTAAACTGAATCTCCCGTCAAGTAATCGTCAAGCCGCCGCCCAGATTCTCGCCATAGCAGCCCAACAAGCAAAAGATATGGGAGATCCTCGCTCCGAGTCCTATGCGCTCGGCTATCTGGGCGAACTCTACGAACAAAATCTGCAATACTCAGAAGCCCAGCAGCTAACCGAAAAGGCACTCATCCTAGCTCAAACCAATAACGCTTCGGACATGTCCTATCGCTGGCAATGGCAGCTTGGAAGAGTTTTCAAGTCTAAAGGCGAAAATTCTAAGGCGATCGCCGCCTATAGCGAAGCTGTCAACACCCTTGCTTCAATTCGTGGCGATCTTGTATCTAGTAATGCCGATATCCAGTTTTCCTTCCGTGATAGTGTTGAACCTGTTTACCGTCAGCTTGTGGCGCTGCTATTGATGCATGAAGATGGCAAACCAGTGAGTCAAGAAAATCTCAAATCTGCTCGGACAGTTATCGAGTCTTTACAGGTGGCGGAACTAGATAACTTCTTTAAAGAAGCTTGCCTTACAAATCTTGCCACCCAAGTTGATGAAGTTGATCCACAAGCAGCAGTCATCTATCCAATCGTTTTACCTAATAGCCTAGAAGTAGTTGTTTCACTTCCAGATCGTTCCTTACAGCACTATACTCGTAAAATTTCCCAGCCCAATCTAGAAAATCTCTTGAGAAAATTGAGGCGATCGCTTCGTCGCACATCCCTTGAGACTGAAATCCAAGAAGTCTCTCAAGAAGTCTACAGTCTATTGATTGGGAAAGAGATGGAATCGCTCCTAGTCTCCAATCAAATCAAAACCCTAGCCTTCGTTCTAGACGGTTCTCTCAGAAACTTGCCAATGGCAGTCCTCCATGATGGACAACATTACTTGATGGAAAAATACAATCTGGCGATCGCACCTGGATTACAGCTTATCGATCCTCAACCAATCAAGCGCCAACAACTGAAGGTATTCATCGGAGGCTTAAGCAAGGAAACACAGAATTTTAAGGCTCTACCAAATGTCGAAAGAGAGATTCAGCAAATAGCTAATCTTGTATCAACTCAAGTACCATTACTGAATGAAACATTTATTAGCGAATCTATTCAAGACCAAATCAGTAAAAATCCCTTTAGAGTGGTTCATTTAGCTACCCATGGAGAATTCAGTTCTAATGCTGAAAAGACCTTTATTTTGACTTGGAATAGCCGCCTTGGGATTAAACAACTAGGAGACTTACTCCAAACAAGAAATCAAGATAGTAGAAATCCTATAGAGCTATTAGTCCTGAGTGCTTGCAAAAGCGCCAAAGGTGATAATCGAGCAGCATTGGGATTAGCAGGTGTAGCCGTGAGATCGGGGGCAAGAAGTACAATCGCTAGTTTATGGTCAGTAGAGGATAGCGCCACAGCTACATTAATGGAAAATCTCTATCAGCAACTAGCAACTTTTGATATAACTAAAGCCGAATCCCTACGCAATGCTCAGATCAGTCTTTTAAAAAAGCCACAATTTACTCACCCTTTTTACTGGGCTCCGTTTGTTCTAGTCGGAAATTGGCTATAA
- a CDS encoding CDP-alcohol phosphatidyltransferase family protein, whose translation MISVYQCKSVFQNLLRPLVQQLATWQISPNQVTISAILLSGVTGLALVQSTQFASSFLPTSQQVLCSLPIALLARMALNAIDGMLAREHGQKSALGCILNEMGDVLSDIFLYLPFALIAGVSAPLIVSIVILAIASEMVGVLGYEIDHKRHYEGPMGKSDRALVFGVIGLILGLGIDPNQWLTFLLVAVILLQIWTITNRIQGMLQEVEAWK comes from the coding sequence ATGATTTCCGTCTATCAATGCAAATCAGTATTTCAAAATCTACTCCGTCCATTAGTCCAACAATTGGCAACATGGCAAATTTCCCCTAATCAAGTGACGATATCCGCGATTTTGTTGTCGGGGGTGACAGGGCTAGCACTTGTCCAAAGTACACAATTTGCTAGTTCCTTCCTGCCCACATCTCAACAGGTTTTATGCTCTCTACCGATCGCCTTATTAGCACGTATGGCTCTCAATGCGATCGATGGAATGCTTGCCCGTGAGCATGGGCAGAAATCAGCCTTGGGCTGCATTCTTAATGAAATGGGAGATGTCTTATCCGATATTTTTCTCTACTTACCCTTTGCCCTAATCGCAGGTGTTTCTGCTCCCTTGATCGTCAGCATTGTGATCTTAGCGATCGCCTCGGAAATGGTCGGGGTATTAGGCTATGAAATTGATCATAAACGCCACTACGAAGGACCAATGGGCAAAAGCGATCGCGCCTTAGTTTTTGGTGTCATTGGCTTGATATTAGGTTTGGGAATTGATCCTAATCAATGGCTAACGTTCCTTTTAGTTGCAGTTATCTTGCTTCAGATTTGGACAATTACTAATCGCATTCAAGGAATGCTACAGGAGGTAGAAGCATGGAAATAA
- a CDS encoding alpha/beta hydrolase, whose amino-acid sequence MVLSQYLHRIFMFRNRVFLAIAVVLAIALGSAIFKPSPAISAEKVSFWYPPFGQFTIPIPDLETFAKSGKITKRLAFYLDHLSPSQQVELRQALNTRYDISPIVVSQFTYSPIGLVLMKRLGRILQGDGYQNGLSALRAAIILSAASPEGLTPINVLRRFPLPTIELDLNLGLAAYSEISLLWYRKEMAIAALQKQSEHEIKSTKIPVPTDEMDSQGAYSWLKREFAFQNPERGMTINATLYNPQGTTKPAPVIVISHGFASNRDTFIYLSQHLVSHGYAVAVLEHPETGSKDFVAFLNGFGKTPNPRDHYLRPRDLKYLLDDLERQSQTLPDLRDRLDLQNVGLIGHSLGGYTVLALGGARLNFASIKASCDIPEPDVNSFNLSKLIQCQAINLQPQDVDLQDPRVKAIFTLNPIGGSTMFNREGMRSLNVPVMIFASGDDMIAPTVTEQLFPFTWINGAEKYLAIVSKGTHFSFLEKSDRGVLTIPSSLIGVDPSFAHPYVKSLSIAFFKTYLARQSTFQAYLTATYAKTISRDPLPLNLVTSFSEQQLVEALSIQP is encoded by the coding sequence ATGGTGCTTAGTCAATATTTACATCGGATCTTCATGTTTAGGAATCGGGTATTTCTCGCGATCGCTGTGGTCTTGGCGATCGCTTTGGGGTCGGCTATTTTCAAACCATCGCCTGCTATCAGCGCCGAAAAGGTCTCATTTTGGTATCCCCCCTTTGGACAGTTTACGATTCCGATTCCTGACCTAGAAACCTTCGCAAAGTCTGGCAAAATTACCAAGCGACTTGCTTTTTATCTGGATCATCTGTCACCAAGTCAGCAAGTTGAACTCAGGCAAGCACTGAATACCCGCTACGATATCAGTCCCATTGTCGTTAGTCAGTTTACCTATTCGCCAATTGGACTTGTGCTAATGAAGCGCTTGGGGAGGATTTTGCAGGGTGATGGTTATCAAAATGGATTGTCAGCATTACGTGCGGCGATCATCCTTTCCGCAGCAAGTCCTGAAGGGCTAACGCCGATTAACGTTTTGCGACGTTTTCCATTACCAACGATTGAGTTAGATTTAAACCTAGGATTAGCTGCTTACAGCGAAATATCATTACTCTGGTATCGCAAAGAAATGGCGATCGCTGCTCTGCAAAAGCAATCGGAACATGAAATAAAAAGTACTAAAATTCCTGTGCCGACTGATGAAATGGACAGCCAAGGAGCATACTCTTGGCTAAAACGCGAATTTGCCTTTCAGAATCCAGAGCGGGGAATGACCATCAACGCTACCCTATACAATCCGCAAGGAACGACCAAACCAGCGCCCGTAATTGTCATTTCCCACGGATTCGCTTCCAATCGCGATACATTTATCTATCTGTCACAACATTTAGTATCCCACGGCTATGCAGTAGCAGTACTAGAGCATCCAGAAACAGGCAGTAAAGATTTTGTAGCCTTTTTAAATGGCTTTGGGAAAACTCCTAATCCTCGTGATCATTACCTCAGACCCCGTGATCTCAAATATCTACTAGACGATCTCGAACGACAATCTCAAACCTTGCCCGATCTACGCGATCGCCTCGATTTGCAAAATGTTGGTCTGATCGGACATTCCCTTGGTGGTTACACGGTTTTGGCTTTGGGTGGTGCGCGGCTAAACTTTGCCAGCATCAAAGCTAGCTGCGATATTCCTGAACCCGATGTGAACTCTTTCAATCTTTCTAAGTTAATTCAATGTCAAGCCATCAATTTGCAACCCCAAGACGTGGACTTGCAAGATCCTCGTGTTAAGGCAATCTTTACTCTCAATCCCATTGGTGGCAGTACGATGTTTAACCGTGAGGGAATGCGCTCTTTAAATGTACCAGTGATGATTTTTGCCAGTGGTGATGACATGATCGCCCCAACTGTCACCGAACAGCTTTTTCCATTTACTTGGATCAATGGGGCTGAAAAGTATTTAGCGATCGTTTCTAAAGGAACGCATTTCTCGTTTTTAGAAAAAAGTGACAGGGGTGTACTTACTATCCCTTCATCACTGATTGGAGTTGATCCCAGCTTTGCCCATCCCTATGTCAAGTCCTTAAGTATCGCATTCTTTAAAACCTATCTTGCAAGGCAATCTACATTTCAGGCTTATCTCACTGCAACCTATGCCAAAACTATTAGTCGTGATCCCCTACCATTAAACCTAGTAACTTCTTTCTCAGAGCAGCAGTTGGTAGAAGCCTTGAGCATCCAACCATAA
- a CDS encoding phosphatidate cytidylyltransferase, with product MEINMGLNIATPVLYTLVGIFGLLAIATMITFGLALSHWDTDYSELKSRIKSWWVMVTIFSLAILLKYPVSIIFFMFLSFIALREYLSLIPTRFSDRRVLLWTYLAIVIQYFWIYIGWYGMFLLFIPIYMFLLLPVRMLLNGETEGFLNAIGTLHWGLMLNVYTISHLSYLIMLPLSGNPIAGGTGLLVYLLVLTEINDIAQYIFGKMFGRHKIIPKVSPNKTIEGLLGGVLTTTGLAIALAPWLTPFDLIHSACLGLLLSLTGFIGDVNISALKRDLGVKDSGTILPGHGGILDRIDSLTYTAPLFFHFTVYFYYQGQLL from the coding sequence ATGGAAATAAATATGGGGCTAAACATTGCAACACCAGTGCTGTATACACTTGTAGGAATTTTTGGACTTCTAGCGATCGCCACAATGATTACTTTCGGATTAGCCTTGAGTCATTGGGATACAGACTATAGCGAACTCAAATCCCGCATCAAATCATGGTGGGTGATGGTTACAATTTTCAGTCTTGCTATCTTGCTGAAGTATCCAGTTTCGATCATCTTCTTTATGTTTCTTAGCTTCATTGCCCTGCGCGAATATCTCTCTCTAATTCCAACGCGCTTTAGTGATCGCCGCGTTTTACTGTGGACTTATCTTGCCATCGTCATCCAATATTTCTGGATTTATATCGGCTGGTATGGCATGTTTCTGCTCTTCATTCCCATCTATATGTTTCTGCTCCTGCCAGTGAGAATGTTGCTCAATGGTGAAACTGAGGGCTTTTTAAATGCGATCGGCACACTTCACTGGGGACTGATGCTGAATGTCTACACAATTAGCCATCTCTCCTATCTAATTATGCTGCCACTTAGTGGGAATCCAATCGCAGGTGGTACTGGCTTATTAGTTTATTTATTAGTACTGACTGAAATCAATGACATCGCTCAATACATCTTTGGGAAGATGTTCGGTCGTCACAAAATTATTCCTAAAGTCAGTCCCAATAAAACCATTGAAGGGTTATTAGGCGGAGTTTTAACAACCACAGGACTAGCGATCGCCTTAGCTCCTTGGCTGACTCCCTTTGATTTAATCCACTCCGCTTGTTTGGGGCTACTCCTTAGCCTGACAGGATTTATCGGTGATGTGAATATCTCCGCATTGAAAAGAGATTTAGGTGTTAAGGATAGCGGCACAATTCTCCCTGGACATGGCGGTATTTTGGATCGCATTGATAGCCTGACTTACACTGCTCCTCTCTTTTTCCACTTCACCGTTTATTTCTACTATCAAGGACAATTGCTATAG
- a CDS encoding EndoU domain-containing protein gives MASTIISKLVVGLTSLGAVFSTVFLNPQATTPQTQLSVPTVQNFSLTTIAKAPIVKALKINKAHIFLGEINRRGLAVGYHHRPNGKDAKNAKMVKITGLPNRQGVYIGRVEIRNPANGQWVSKISSSSFFPDRWSQSQVLSEIKSAFNSANKSKEPWQGTSTSGLRIEGYYNKVTNTITTAYPIYRR, from the coding sequence ATGGCAAGTACAATAATCTCTAAATTAGTAGTTGGTTTAACTTCACTGGGTGCGGTATTTAGCACAGTTTTTCTTAATCCACAGGCTACCACTCCTCAAACTCAACTTTCTGTCCCAACAGTCCAGAATTTCAGCCTTACCACGATCGCTAAAGCGCCTATTGTTAAGGCGTTGAAAATTAATAAAGCCCACATTTTTCTTGGGGAAATTAATCGCCGAGGCTTGGCAGTTGGTTATCATCATCGTCCTAATGGCAAAGATGCTAAGAACGCAAAAATGGTCAAAATTACAGGGTTGCCAAATCGGCAAGGCGTTTACATCGGTCGTGTTGAGATTCGTAATCCTGCCAATGGTCAATGGGTTAGCAAAATTTCTAGTTCTTCTTTTTTCCCCGATCGCTGGTCTCAGTCTCAAGTTTTGTCAGAAATTAAAAGCGCTTTTAACTCAGCAAACAAATCTAAAGAACCTTGGCAAGGTACTTCAACCAGTGGGTTAAGAATTGAAGGTTATTATAATAAAGTGACCAATACAATTACCACGGCTTATCCCATTTACCGTAGGTAA
- a CDS encoding ATP-binding response regulator, whose product MSTDSDELIFIEEDGELPSLNEDLNKDQKGSSIPENQQHKALASTQVVSLHNRPTWKVLICDDDLSVHVVTKLALEGFKFADKELELFSAFSGAEGIKILEQNPDIAIILQDVIMETNDSGLQAVKYIREVLKNQFVRIILRTGQPADFPESSVILDYDINDYRSKTELTEQKLFTTLVSSLRAYSMMISLAESHQNLAIVNTQLQEFNQNLEKLVKKRTSELEIAKEAADSANKAKSQFLANMSHELRTPLNGILGYTQVLRLSKDPLMLQNGLDIIQRSGEHLLTLINDILDLSKIEAGKLELYSDVFNLDEFLHRLIDIFRAQTSSQDIEIIYQTIGEIPKLVYGDAKRLRQVLFNLVGNSIKFTNKGTVTLLVQSSTNNKIRFDVIDSGVGIASDDLIKIFQSFEQVGNHEKRQSGTGLGLPISKRLVEMMGGKLNVTSTLGQGSNFWLEIDLPSYVKSMQSSVVLESDYQDSANSAIASHRSLESDRIPLPDRQIILELMELAEKGDIKSLHQHIKQLEQSDASLQVFTEEIMSFIKGFQLYRILNYLKVKMETLKSVS is encoded by the coding sequence ATGTCTACAGATTCCGATGAGTTAATTTTCATAGAAGAAGATGGAGAATTACCAAGTTTAAATGAAGATTTAAATAAAGATCAAAAAGGTTCTTCTATTCCAGAAAACCAGCAACATAAAGCTCTTGCTAGTACTCAAGTAGTGTCATTACACAATAGACCCACATGGAAAGTTTTGATCTGCGATGACGATCTCTCTGTTCATGTAGTTACCAAACTTGCTCTAGAGGGATTTAAGTTTGCAGATAAAGAATTAGAGTTGTTTTCAGCGTTTTCTGGTGCTGAAGGAATTAAAATTCTAGAACAAAATCCTGACATTGCCATTATCCTTCAAGATGTGATTATGGAAACCAATGATTCAGGTTTACAAGCTGTCAAATATATTCGCGAAGTTCTCAAAAACCAATTCGTAAGAATCATTCTTCGCACAGGACAGCCAGCCGATTTTCCTGAATCTTCAGTGATTTTGGACTATGATATTAATGACTATCGATCAAAAACAGAATTAACTGAACAGAAACTATTTACAACTCTAGTTTCGAGCCTAAGAGCTTATAGCATGATGATTAGTCTTGCAGAAAGTCATCAAAACTTAGCAATAGTAAATACGCAACTCCAAGAATTTAATCAGAATTTGGAGAAACTTGTGAAGAAGCGTACTAGTGAACTTGAAATTGCCAAAGAAGCAGCAGATAGTGCTAATAAAGCAAAAAGTCAGTTTCTTGCGAATATGAGTCATGAACTGAGAACTCCTCTCAATGGAATTCTCGGTTATACTCAAGTTCTCAGACTGAGTAAAGACCCTCTTATGCTCCAAAATGGATTAGATATAATCCAACGTAGTGGAGAGCATTTGCTAACATTAATTAATGATATTCTCGATCTTTCTAAAATTGAGGCAGGTAAATTAGAGCTTTATTCTGATGTTTTTAATTTGGATGAATTTCTGCATAGACTTATCGATATATTTCGAGCGCAGACTAGTAGTCAAGATATAGAAATAATCTATCAGACTATCGGTGAAATCCCTAAACTAGTCTATGGCGATGCCAAGCGGCTTCGCCAAGTTTTATTTAATCTAGTGGGTAATTCCATTAAGTTTACAAATAAAGGTACAGTGACTTTGCTCGTTCAAAGTTCTACTAACAACAAAATTCGGTTTGATGTAATTGATAGCGGTGTGGGTATTGCGTCAGATGATTTAATTAAGATATTTCAATCTTTTGAACAAGTTGGCAACCATGAAAAGAGACAATCAGGAACAGGTTTAGGTTTACCGATTAGCAAGCGACTCGTCGAGATGATGGGAGGGAAACTAAATGTAACCAGTACGTTAGGACAAGGAAGTAATTTTTGGTTGGAAATCGATTTGCCATCCTATGTAAAGTCAATGCAATCCTCCGTGGTGCTAGAGTCAGATTATCAAGATTCTGCTAATTCAGCGATCGCATCCCATCGCTCTTTAGAAAGTGACAGAATTCCATTACCTGATCGGCAAATAATACTGGAGTTAATGGAATTAGCGGAAAAAGGGGACATAAAATCTTTACATCAACATATCAAACAGTTAGAACAGTCTGATGCTAGCTTGCAAGTTTTTACGGAGGAAATAATGAGTTTTATCAAAGGTTTTCAGCTTTACAGGATTTTAAACTACCTAAAAGTAAAAATGGAAACACTAAAATCGGTTTCATAG
- a CDS encoding DUF928 domain-containing protein gives MFSKYSYRYFTFLAIATISEISIFSASLSGASAQMFEPSSSNPAPTSTIGGGRRGSDGQCLKDRDIQPRNDKNKKFLEQQLIPLLPPSKFGLTVLPNPTFFAYVPKTSAIAVEFTLENQQGKGIEYQRIALTNTPTIVSIQFQKTLLEIGQDYKWLISVVCETGDPEDAFSEAIIRRIQPEPALLKQLEKASAIERVYIYAKFGIWHEAIADLANLRLSQPNNIDLKTSWQSLLKSSSLEPIANISLQN, from the coding sequence ATGTTCTCCAAATACTCTTATCGCTACTTTACCTTTTTGGCGATCGCTACAATCAGTGAAATAAGCATATTTTCTGCTTCTTTATCAGGTGCTAGCGCTCAAATGTTTGAGCCATCTTCGAGCAATCCTGCGCCAACATCGACTATCGGCGGGGGCAGAAGAGGTAGCGATGGTCAATGCCTCAAAGATCGAGATATTCAGCCTAGAAATGACAAAAATAAAAAGTTTTTAGAACAACAACTCATTCCCCTATTACCTCCGAGCAAATTTGGTCTTACAGTGTTGCCCAATCCCACGTTTTTTGCATATGTTCCTAAAACTTCGGCGATCGCAGTAGAGTTTACCCTTGAAAACCAGCAAGGAAAAGGGATTGAGTACCAAAGAATAGCACTAACAAATACTCCCACTATCGTTAGCATACAGTTTCAAAAAACACTATTAGAAATTGGGCAAGACTATAAATGGCTGATCTCCGTAGTATGCGAAACTGGAGATCCTGAGGATGCATTCTCAGAAGCGATCATCCGTCGCATTCAACCAGAACCAGCCTTGCTCAAACAATTAGAGAAAGCTTCAGCGATCGAGCGAGTATACATCTATGCAAAATTTGGGATTTGGCATGAGGCGATCGCAGACTTAGCAAATTTGCGTCTATCTCAGCCCAATAACATCGATTTAAAAACTAGCTGGCAGAGTTTACTAAAATCCTCTAGTCTAGAACCTATAGCTAATATATCTCTCCAGAACTAA
- a CDS encoding lysophospholipid acyltransferase family protein codes for MKRILRVIFFLTTKIIVLVLLGLRIQHRERLPTSGAAILVANHNSHLDTLVLLSLFPLSKVQHLRPVANEQYFLQQNPCLAWFARHILNIIPVSVETGNCRENSCHHRNFFKHCAEAIAQNQILILYPEGTRGTPESLGEFRSGIAHLAKQHPEVPIIPIFLHGLGKSLPKGDFLPVPLLCWICIGESLYWNGQKQVFLQQLTERIQKLSEERKLSF; via the coding sequence ATGAAACGAATTCTGAGGGTCATTTTCTTTCTGACCACAAAAATCATCGTCTTGGTTCTTTTGGGACTACGCATCCAGCATCGCGAGAGATTACCCACATCAGGAGCGGCGATTCTAGTTGCTAACCACAATAGTCATCTAGACACCCTTGTTCTCTTATCACTATTCCCATTATCAAAGGTGCAGCACCTCCGCCCCGTGGCAAACGAGCAGTATTTCCTGCAACAAAATCCATGTTTAGCGTGGTTTGCGCGTCACATACTAAATATTATTCCTGTCTCAGTGGAAACAGGGAACTGCCGCGAAAATAGTTGTCATCATCGCAACTTCTTTAAACATTGTGCTGAGGCGATCGCTCAAAATCAGATCCTAATTCTCTATCCCGAAGGCACAAGAGGCACACCTGAAAGCCTTGGTGAGTTTAGAAGTGGTATCGCCCATTTAGCTAAACAACATCCTGAAGTGCCAATTATTCCCATTTTTCTGCATGGGCTTGGCAAATCACTTCCCAAAGGTGACTTCCTGCCTGTTCCCTTACTATGTTGGATCTGTATCGGTGAGTCGTTGTACTGGAATGGACAGAAGCAAGTCTTTCTCCAGCAACTGACAGAGCGTATCCAGAAATTATCAGAAGAAAGAAAGCTCTCTTTCTAA